A genomic segment from Schistocerca piceifrons isolate TAMUIC-IGC-003096 chromosome 4, iqSchPice1.1, whole genome shotgun sequence encodes:
- the LOC124795493 gene encoding DNA polymerase epsilon subunit 3 has product MAEKIEDLNLPNAVVARIVKDCLPGGINVSKESRTAIAKAASVFVLYITSAANMIAMKNNKKTISGSDVINAMHDTEFVDFIEPLEEALENFKKFQKEKKDATAKRKQLIMMLKENAEQGSTENGTEKEVMEIDEEDD; this is encoded by the exons ATGGCTGAAAAGATAGAAGATCTTAATTTGCCGAATGCAGTTGTAGCCAGAATTGTTAAAGACTGTTTGCCTGGTGGTATAAATGTGTCGAAAGAATCTAGAACTGCAATTGCAAAAGCAGCTTCAGTGTTTGTACTGTACATAACATCAGCAGCAAACATGATAGCAATGAAAAATAACAAGAAAACGATTAGTGGCAGTGATGTTATAAATGCTATGCATGATACAGAATTCGTTGACTTCATAGAACCTTTAGAAGAAGCTTTGGAAA ATTTCAAGAAATTccagaaggaaaagaaagatgcAACCGCGAAACGTAAACAACTGATAATGATGCTGAAAGAAAACGCCGAACAGGGTAGTACAGAAAATGGTACAGAAAAGGAAGTGATGGAAATTGATGAGGAGGATGATTGA